Genomic segment of Lentimicrobium sp. L6:
TTTCAATCTCTTTTCAAAGAAATTCATGAGCCGTATCAATCTCTCAGAAAATCGGTGGTACATAGTGATGCCAACGATAATAATGTGATTGTGAGTAACGATTTAATCCATCCTCAAGTAAAAGCTATCATCGATTATGGAGATGCCATTTATACCCAAACCATTAACGATTTAGCCATTGCCATTGCCTATGCGGTAATGAATAAATCCGATGTTTTGGAAGCTTCATTACCCATTATCAAAGCCTATTATCAAGAGTTTCCTTTGCTGGAAGAGGAATTGGAATTTCTCTATACTTTGGTGGCCATGCGCTTGGTGATTAGCGTTACTAAATCTGCTATCAATAGACAGTTGGAACCCGATAATACTTATCTGCTCATCAGCGAAAAACCAGCTTGGCAGGTATTGGAAAAATGGAAAGCCATTTCTGAAGATTTAGCCCATTATTCTTTTAGAGCGGCGTGTGGCTTCTGTCCACATCCAAAAGAAAAAGAATTTAAAAACTGGGCGGCAAAACAAAATATCTCCATCCAATCGCTTTTTCCTCAGATAGAATTTGAGGAGCTTAAAAAAGTGGACATGAGTATTGAAAGCACCTGGATGGGTCATGAAAGCGAATACCTCAATAATCAGTTCACAGAATACAAATTGCAAGAACTAAAGTCTGCTAACAAGAATATCATCGTAGCTGGAGGATATCTAGAAACTCGTCCGTTTTATATTACCGATGCCTATAAAAAGGAAAGCAATAATGGTCCTATATATCGTGCAGTTCACCTGGGAACAGATTTGTGGTTGGAAGCCAAAACAGCTATTCATGCACCTTTAGATGGCGAAGTCTTTAGTATTCATCATAACGATGCAGACAAAGATTATGGCCCTACTCTCATCTTAAAACACCAAACGGAGGAAGGCTTAGAATTTTATAGTCTCTACGGACATTTGAGCTTAAACTCTTTGAATCAAATAAAGAAGAATCAAAAAGTAAAACGAGGAGAACTGATAGCTTGGGTTGGAAATCAAGAAGAAAATGGCAATTGGGCTGCTCACCTGCATTTTCAACTCATGCTAAGTATGCTAGATTACGAGTATGATTTCCCAGGGGTTTCCACGGCCAAGGAATTAGAGATTTGGTCGAGTATTTGTCCAGATTCAAATTTACTATGGAAAGAAAAAAACTTAGAGGAGGCCCTACAAAAAGACAATGAGCAACTTATTAAATACCGCAAACAACATTTAGGTAAGAGCTTAAGTTTGAGCTATGATATTCCACTGAAAATGGTGAGAGGAGCAGGAGCTTTTCTATTGGATTCTAGTGGAAGGAAATATCTGGACACGGTAAATAATGTGGCACATGTGGGGCATGAGCATGAAAGAGTGGTAAAAGCAGGACAAGCTCAAATGGGCATTCTCAACACCAACTCCCGCTATCTCCACGAAAACATCAATCAGTTTGCCGAGGAATTATTAAGCACCTTCCCCCAGGAATTATCGGTGGTGCATTTTGTGAATTCTGGCAGCGAAGCCAATGAATTGGCCCTCAGAATGTGTCGTGCCTATTCTGGACAGAAAGACATGATAGCTGTGGAAATTGGCTACCATGGAAACACCAATGGATGTATAGAGGTGAGCTCCTATAAATTCGATGGGAAAGGTGGTAAAGGCGCCCCAGAACATACCCATATTGTTCCTTTGCCCGATGCCTATCGTGGGCTTTATCAAGGAGAGAATTGTGGAGAGAAATATGCTGCTCATATTCAAGAACAAGTAGATAGAATACAAGCGAAAGGAAGAAATGTAGCAGGATTTATCTGTGAAAGCATCATTAGCTGTGGTGGGCAAATAGAATTACCTGAGGATTATTTAAAAACGGCCTATTCTGCCATTAGAAAAGCTGGAGGCCTTTGTATCAGCGATGAAGTGCAAGTGGGTGTTGGACGAGTAGGAAAAGCCTTCTGGGGATTCCAGCTTCACGATGTGGTACCTGATATTGTCACCATAGGAAAACCCATAGGAAACGGTCATCCATTAGCCGCTGTGGTTTGCACTAGAGCAGTAGCCGATGCCTTTGCCAATGGAATGGAATATTTCAATACTTTTGGTGGTAATCCTGTTTCCTGCGCCATCGGAAGAGAGGTTCTTAGAGTGGTGAAAGACGAAAAGCTTCAACAAAATGCTTTGGAAGTTGGAGAGTATTTAAAATCAGAATTAGAAGTCTTATCCAAAGACTTCCCCATTATAGGAAATGTGAGAGGACAAGGTTTATTCTTGGGCTTTGAATTGGTAGATGAAAACAAAAATCCACTCCCAGAAAAAGCAGCTTATCTAGCCAATAGAATGAAAGATTTAGGGATATTAATGAGCACCGATGGCAAAGATGTAAATGTATTAAAGATTAAACCACCCATGGTATTTTCCAAAGAGAATGCCGAGGAGTTAATCAAGAGATTAAAGGTGATTTTTACTGAAGATTTTATGAGAGAATAAAGTTCCTTAAGTTGGTCTATCGCCGGTCATTGAGCCTGTCGAAATGGCCAAAATAAACAATGGTCAATGGGCGTTTCGACAGGCTCAACGACCCACAAAGCTCTTAATCAACATCAGATTTCAATTTTTGAAAAAATGAAGAAAACAATACTAATATACCTATCGATTTTCATCTTTGCTATTGCTTTTTCACAAGAGCAAGAACAAAACCTACACCAAAATCATCAGGTTTTTGGAGTGAATAAATTAGCGCCAAGAGCGAGTTTCTTTCCTTATGAAGAAGCAGGAAGATGTATGCGTGATAAAATGGAACTATCTTCTCGTTTCCTCAGTCTCGATGGTTTGTGGAAATTCCATTGGGTACGCTCCCCTAAAGATCGTTCTATGGATTTCTATCAGGTGAATATAGATGATAGCCAATGGGATGAGATTCCTGTTCCAGCCAATTGGGAAGTGGAAGGCTATGATCATCCCATTTATCTCGATGAACGCTATCCCTTCTCCACCACCTGGCCCGATGCACCCGAGGATTATAATCCAGTGGGAAGCTATAGAAAGAATTTCACCATTGAAAAAGAATGGCTGACTGAGGATGTGATTTTGCATTTCGCAGGCGCTAAATCGGCCATGTATCTTTATATCAATGGGCAATTTGTGGGTTATTCTCAGGGTTCCAAAACGCCTGCTGAATTCCTCATCAACGATTATATAAAAGAAGGCGAAAACCTCATCGCCATGCAAATGTATCGCTGGAGCGATGCTTCTTATTTGGAGAGTCAGGACATGTTGCGCATGAGCGGAATTGAAAGAGAAGTCTATATCTATAGTCAGCCCAAGGTCAGTATCGCAGATTTTCATGTTCAGGCTGATTTAGATTCAACTTTTAGAAATGGAGATTTCGCCGCGGATATTTTAGTGTGCAGTTCTACAAGACTTATTGAAAATAGAACTTTAATGGTCTCAGTGAGTGATGACAAAGCAAATGAACTTTTCCAAAAAAGAATCCACATCAGTATTGAGGACAGTACATGGTTACATACAGAATCTTTGATTAAAGACATTTTGCCTTGGTCAGCGGAGGAGCCTAACCTTTATAAATTCACCATTATTTTAAAAGATGACAAGAATAAGAGTCAACGAGTATTGATTGAGAAAAACATAGGGTTTAGGAATATCAAAATCCGTAATAATCAGCTATTAGTCAATGGAAAAGCAATTTATATAAAGGGTGTGGACAGACATGAAACCGACCCATTTACTGGTCATGTGGTGTCCAAAGAAAGCATGGAAAAGGACATTCGCTTGATGAAGCAAAACAATATCAACGCAGTGCGAAGCTCCCACTATCCCAACCATCCTTACTGGCTAGATTTATGTGATAAATACGGGCTTTATGTTATTGATGAAGCCAATATCGAAAGCCATCCTCTTGCCATAAATAAAGATACCCAGATAGGTAATGAGATGTCATGGTTACCTGCCCATCTAGATAGAATTGAACGCATGTATATCCGAGATCGCAATCATCCTTCTATCATTATTTGGTCATTGGGAAATGAAGCCGGAGAAGGCACAGTATTCGAAGCTTGTTATGATTGGCTAAAAGCTAAAGACTCCTCCCGACCCATTCAATACGAACCAGCTGGAACGGCAGATTATACCGATATTTTCTGCCCCATGTATCCCAGTCCAGAGCGATTGATTCGTTATGCAGAAAATGACCCACAAAAGCCCAGCATCATGATAGAATATTGCCATGCCATGGGGAATTCAGTGGGGAATTTGCAGGATTATTGGGATATCATTGAGAAGTATCCAGTTTTACAAGGCGGTTTTATCTGGGATTGGGTAGACCAAAGCTTGGAGTATAAAGATGAAAATGGGAATCCTTATTTGGCCTATGGTCACGATTTCCATCCCGACTTGCCTACTGATGGAAACTTTCTCAATAATGGTTTGGTAGATCCATATCGTAATCCTCATCCGCATTTACGAGAAGTGAAGAAAGTATATCAGCCGGCAAAATTTGAATATACTGATGGCAAATTGACCATTAGCAATAAGAACTTCTTTGCTGCTTTTGAGGATTTAGAATTATTTTGGAAGGTACTAAAAGATGGAATTCTTGTTCAGGAAGAATTATTTATTTTACCCAAAATAGAAGCAGGAAAAAGCTATGAAACAGATTTAGATATTGCCGAACTAGATCCTTTAGCCGAGCACTTTTTAATTATAGAACTCAAAACCACTAAAGAACAAGATTTGCTACCTGTAAATCATGAAATGGCATTTGAGCAGTTTCAACTGAACTGGGCAAAAGAGCTTCCTCCAATAAATACGGC
This window contains:
- a CDS encoding aminotransferase class III-fold pyridoxal phosphate-dependent enzyme; protein product: FQSLFKEIHEPYQSLRKSVVHSDANDNNVIVSNDLIHPQVKAIIDYGDAIYTQTINDLAIAIAYAVMNKSDVLEASLPIIKAYYQEFPLLEEELEFLYTLVAMRLVISVTKSAINRQLEPDNTYLLISEKPAWQVLEKWKAISEDLAHYSFRAACGFCPHPKEKEFKNWAAKQNISIQSLFPQIEFEELKKVDMSIESTWMGHESEYLNNQFTEYKLQELKSANKNIIVAGGYLETRPFYITDAYKKESNNGPIYRAVHLGTDLWLEAKTAIHAPLDGEVFSIHHNDADKDYGPTLILKHQTEEGLEFYSLYGHLSLNSLNQIKKNQKVKRGELIAWVGNQEENGNWAAHLHFQLMLSMLDYEYDFPGVSTAKELEIWSSICPDSNLLWKEKNLEEALQKDNEQLIKYRKQHLGKSLSLSYDIPLKMVRGAGAFLLDSSGRKYLDTVNNVAHVGHEHERVVKAGQAQMGILNTNSRYLHENINQFAEELLSTFPQELSVVHFVNSGSEANELALRMCRAYSGQKDMIAVEIGYHGNTNGCIEVSSYKFDGKGGKGAPEHTHIVPLPDAYRGLYQGENCGEKYAAHIQEQVDRIQAKGRNVAGFICESIISCGGQIELPEDYLKTAYSAIRKAGGLCISDEVQVGVGRVGKAFWGFQLHDVVPDIVTIGKPIGNGHPLAAVVCTRAVADAFANGMEYFNTFGGNPVSCAIGREVLRVVKDEKLQQNALEVGEYLKSELEVLSKDFPIIGNVRGQGLFLGFELVDENKNPLPEKAAYLANRMKDLGILMSTDGKDVNVLKIKPPMVFSKENAEELIKRLKVIFTEDFMRE
- a CDS encoding glycoside hydrolase family 2 TIM barrel-domain containing protein yields the protein MKKTILIYLSIFIFAIAFSQEQEQNLHQNHQVFGVNKLAPRASFFPYEEAGRCMRDKMELSSRFLSLDGLWKFHWVRSPKDRSMDFYQVNIDDSQWDEIPVPANWEVEGYDHPIYLDERYPFSTTWPDAPEDYNPVGSYRKNFTIEKEWLTEDVILHFAGAKSAMYLYINGQFVGYSQGSKTPAEFLINDYIKEGENLIAMQMYRWSDASYLESQDMLRMSGIEREVYIYSQPKVSIADFHVQADLDSTFRNGDFAADILVCSSTRLIENRTLMVSVSDDKANELFQKRIHISIEDSTWLHTESLIKDILPWSAEEPNLYKFTIILKDDKNKSQRVLIEKNIGFRNIKIRNNQLLVNGKAIYIKGVDRHETDPFTGHVVSKESMEKDIRLMKQNNINAVRSSHYPNHPYWLDLCDKYGLYVIDEANIESHPLAINKDTQIGNEMSWLPAHLDRIERMYIRDRNHPSIIIWSLGNEAGEGTVFEACYDWLKAKDSSRPIQYEPAGTADYTDIFCPMYPSPERLIRYAENDPQKPSIMIEYCHAMGNSVGNLQDYWDIIEKYPVLQGGFIWDWVDQSLEYKDENGNPYLAYGHDFHPDLPTDGNFLNNGLVDPYRNPHPHLREVKKVYQPAKFEYTDGKLTISNKNFFAAFEDLELFWKVLKDGILVQEELFILPKIEAGKSYETDLDIAELDPLAEHFLIIELKTTKEQDLLPVNHEMAFEQFQLNWAKELPPINTAAQSLKISIEKNVFVFKNEKVEWNINRDNGNIELWTVNGSIITEEGLKANFWRSPTDNDLGNGMQNWANIWQETSENYESEILLEPENNEKGIKMKVGFKLAHEVAKVELDLEFRNNGELKVNYHFIPLKESLPDIPRLGMYMILPSDYEEVSWYGRGPDESYNDRKTGSKMGIYSGKVEEQFHRYPRPQETGNKSDVRWMALESDKLKVTVVGNEKMNCSTWPFRQSELEFVAGKGGGESASGLVPVTSRHGADIKTGEVVQWNIDYKMMGVGGDTSWGRMVHEEYRIPAKEYYYSFLISVVEK